Genomic DNA from Mycobacteroides chelonae CCUG 47445:
CGCGCCGACGATCGTCAGACCGGAGCCCAGAATGACGTGCGAGACACCGTGATAGGCAACGTAATACGCGTCTTCGCGGCTGAGGCCTTTCGACCGCTCCTCGTGGTACCGGCCGAATAGGAAGATCACGTAGTCAGTGCCGGCCGCGAGCGCCAGCATTGTCACCATGCTTACCGCGTACGGGGTCAGCCCGATGACGTTCAAGTATCCGGCAGTTGCCGTAACACCTTGTGCCGCAAATAATTCCAGGCCAATAATGACCATGGATATGAGCATGGTGACGATGGAGCGGTAGATGAACAAGATCATCACGACGATCACGCCCACCGACACCAATTCCATGGTCGCCATGCTTTGGTGACCGGCAACCTGAGTGTCGGCGTTCAGCACGGAGGTGCCGGCGATATGAGCCTTGATGCCCTGCGGCGCGGGCACGGAGCTGACGATCTCGCGCACCGCAGCGACAGATTCATAGCTCGCGCTGGTGCCCTGCGATCCGTTGAGGAAGATCTGCACGTACGCGGCTTTACCGTCCACGCTCTGCGAGCCCGCTGCGGTCAACGGATCACTCCAGAAGTCCTGGACGTTCTGCACGTGCTCGTGATCGGCCTTGAGCTTGGCGACGATCTCGTCGTAGTACTTGTGCGCGGAGTCGCCGAGTTTGTCGTCGCCTTCCAGGACGACCATCGCCGAAGAGTCCGAGTCGTACTGCTGAAACACCTTGCCGATGTTCAGCATCCCCTGGTACGACTCCGAGTTTTGCGGGCTCAGCGGCACCGATCTGGTGGCTGCCACTTCGTTCAGTGAGGGCGTGACCGTGCCCAGGATGATCGCCAGCCCGACCCAGAACAAGATGATCGGCAGCGAGAAGATCCGGATCATGTGGCCGACGAACGGCCGGTGTGGTTTCGCGTGCGCGTTGCTCATACGGATTTCACCAAGCAGTAGATGAACGGTTTGACTTTGTCTGTGCTGGTTCGGTCGTCGCGCACGCCACCGTCGACCGTCACGCGGCACCCAAGACCGCTGACGTTGCGATCGCCTTGCGCGACGATGTTGGCCGACATGGACGGCATGGTTGTCACGATCGTGAATGACCAAGGCAGTGGGGCATTTTCGATGAGATGGGGCTGCCCGTTCTCATCGAGGTAGTTGAGATTCGCGGTGCCGCCCGTCCCGACGATCTCGTAGGTGATGTGCTTGGGGTTGAAGTTGGCGGTGATGCCCGACCCCTCACCCGGCTTGGGCGGGCGCGGAGTCGCCGAGCTGCGGATCTGCGTAATCGCGTATCCACCGATCCCGACGACAATCACCAGCAGCAGCGGAATCCAAAACCGCTTCAACAGTCGGTACACCGCGCATATCCCCTTCTGCTTCTGCCCTGCCCAGGACCGCAGGTTCCTGCCGATGAGACCCAACTACCGAGAGCCGGCGCCGCCACATTGCGTACCGCCGGTCTATTACGGCAGGACCGTATCACGGTAATAGACCGCCGGTTCACTATGAGGAAGCTGGCCGGACACTAAAATCGGGCCATGACCTTCCGGCGCGCCCGTAACGAGGAGCAGCGCGAGGTCCGTCGGCAAGCCATCTTGGAGACGGCGTCGTCGATGCTCAGCAACATGCCGGTCAGCCAGATCAGCCTGAATGAACTGAGCCGCCGTACTGGTTTGGCAAAGTCGGCGATGGTGCGCTACTTCGAGTCACGCGAGGCCGTGCTCCTGGAACTTCTCGATGCCTCACTGCGCTGCTGGGTCGGCGAGATTGTGGCGGAGCTCTCTGGCGACACGCACTCCGGCTCGGCGCAGGAACGTGCCGACCATCTGGCCGCACTGCTCAGCCGTTCACTGCGGCAGCACGCCGTGCTGTGTGACCTGATGACCGCACAGCCGGGCGTGCTGGAGCACAATGTCGCAGACGCGACGCTGCTGTGTTTCCGGCGATCGGCACACGCCAGCATCTCCCAGTTCAGCGAGGCCATCCGCAGCTTTATCCCCGAACTCGGGGACGATGCACAGAGTGTGTCCCTATCTACCGTGGTGACCAGTGCCGCGCTGTGGATGTACGCCCGGCCGTCTGCCAGCGCGATCGCGGCCATCGAGGCTGAACCTGAACTGGCAGAGATTCATTTGAACTTCGACGCCGACCTGGAAACCATGCTGGCCCGACTCATCACCGGCGCTCTGGTCAAGCGCGGTTCCTGATCGCCTGTCCGCGTCGCACGGCCCAAGGTGGTGATGGCGCGGACCAAGCACCGGCCTCACATGTAAGCTCACACGCCGAGAGGTACTACCGGTTCTGCCGGACAGATCACTCTCCGCCGATGTAGTTCAATGGCAGAACATCAGCTTCCCAAGCTGAATACGCGGGTTCGATTCCCGTCATCGGCTCCACTCTGACCAGGGCATTCTCGCCCAGCAGCCGCTCCTTTAACGCGGACGGTCCCGTACACCGGCGGCGTATGCCTCCTGCCGGGACACGGCTCTTTCGCAATCCGTAGACATGCCGCACCGAGGTGGGATACTGGCATCTCATCGCGAACAAGTAGCTGTTCGGGACTCAGCACAGGGATCGTCGGCTTGCACATTGGCTTCCGCACCTCGGGGTCGAACTCGGCGGCGACGTCAGCGTCCACCGGCCGAGGCGAGTACGAAGTCGTCGGAAACCACTCGGGTTATAGCGCCAGCAGCCTAGAGGCGTGGACGTTCAGCATGCGATGGCCAGACGGGATTGTGCGAGATACGGGTCTCTGGCTCGATCCGGGAGACAGTGGCAAACCCCGGCTCCGCTCGATGCTTACTCCGCCGATCCAGATCGGCCGAATTGTTGCGCCGATGCTGCTACTGCCCGACCCTGCCCGGACGTTCAAGACGACTCCAGCGACCGAACCGATCATCCGCGCCAAGGATTACAGCATTACCGAGATTGGCTTCGGTGCAGACAGCGAATTTACTGGCGTCACCGACCTCGTGACGTTCGTCCCATCTTTCGTCGCGGTCGAGAACCAAGGCCATAGAGATGAAATAGGCGTCGCCGCTCGATGGGCGCGGATCGCGACTGTGTACACCAAAGCTGCTGTACTGCCGCAGAATCTGCAAACCCTCGTTAAGAGTCACCAGGACTTCATGGCCAGCGGCGAGGTCGTGCGCGTTCAGTTCACCACCACCGTGAGACACATCTGCGAAGCAGTCGCCGACACTCCGGGCTCCAACTACACGCTCGGTGGCGATCCGCTGCCTGCCCTTGAGCGATTGACGAGCATCACTCCCCCGGTCGGCCCAACGCTGCCGCCACCAGATGAACTGGGCGAGGACGCACCCGAAGTCAGCGCACGGTCCGCGCACCAGTACCGCCTGGCCAAAATCCGGGGTGCATCCGGCCGCAAATTCAGTGCCGAAGTGCGCGCCGCATACCGAAATCGATGCGCCTTCTGCGGAGCGCTGTTTGGAGGAATTCACGGCGTTCGGTCAGGCATCGACGCGGCTCACATTCTCGCATGGAGCCAGCACGATCTAGACGTAGTGCAGAACGGCATCGCCCTTTGCAAGCTCCATCACTGGGCCTTCGACGCCGGAATTCTCATGCCTACGAAGGAAGGCGACGACTATTACGTCCGCTTTACCAGCTTGGCCGACTTAGTCGATCCCATGAGCATGACCCGCCTGGGTGCCGATGGAGAACGGATTCCCGACGAGTGGCTGCCCGAAGAACCTAAGCACCGCCCCTGCGCCGCCTACCTACAGCGCCTTTACGCTGACCTCGGCGTCACCTTTAAAGCCGACGTCTGAGATTCCGCACGCTGCGCACTCAGCGCGGCGACGATTCGGTGACCCAGCCACTCCGCAACAGGCACCGAAACTGCGTTGCCGCAGGCATGGTACCGCGCAGACTCAAGCGTGTCCTGGTTGGGCATCTCATGAGTTGGCATCGTCCAGTTGTCCGGAAAGCCTTGCAGCCGCTCGGTTTCCAGAGGCGTTAGTCGCCTGACTGCACCCTCGGGGTACGATACGTAGTTGCGTGACCAGTCCGTCCCGGTGTGGCGAGCGGACTCCGCGTAAAGGCAATGAGCCAGCTTCTTTACATACCCTTGCTTAGGATTTCCAACGCGGACCGCAAAGGGGGAAACAGGTTTCGTCCCATCCGGTCGGCGCGCCTCATCATCCCGGTCGCCGCATTCGGGCTCAAAAAGTATCGAGCCGGCGGTCTCCGGGTTTCCAAGAGATCCGACAATGAAGACTCGAGAGCGACTTTGGGGGATGCCGAAGTAGCGACTGTCAAGTACTCGCCACGCCACGCCATACCCGAAGTCGGCCAACGTCCGAACGATGACTGCGAAATCTCTTCCGTCGTGGGAAGAGAGGAGTGCCGCAACGTTTTCGAGGATGACAATTTCGGGGCGACGCGCGCCAATAAGCTCTGCAAAGTCGTAGAAGAGCCCTGATTGCTTTCCTCTAAGTCCACTGCGAGGGCCCATTCGGGCGAGGCTGACGTCTTGGCAGGGAAAGCCGCCCGCCCAGATTTCCGCTTCGGGGATGTCATCAGCAACCACCTTTGTGATGTCGTCAGCCCGAGGAACGTCGGGCCAATGTTTGGCGAGGATGTCGAGGCAGAACGACTTCTTTTCGCACTGCCAGACGGTCTCGATCCCCCCGTGCTCGAAACCCAAATCGAATCCGCCGATACCGGCGAAGAAGCTGGCGACTCGGTACGGCCGAGCGCCCTCAATCGCGTCGTTGCCGTCGGCGGCTTTGCGACGTCCCATTGGTCGACTTGCTCCTTCCATACCCCGCTTTTGCATCCCGCTTATCGAACATGTGTTCGATACTACTCGGGGTGGCCGACAACGGGGACAAGTTCTCAAGCAGTACCGTACGGCTTGTGCCGGTTGGAGCCGATAATGACGCGCCGGGACCGCGCGCGGAACCGAACGCCGCAACACCGTCACCAGCGCGGTCTCGCAACATGGCCGCCATCCGCCGCACGGATACGCGGCCCGAACTACTCCTGCGGAGCGCGCTCCACGCGCGCGGGCTGAGGTTCCGAAAGGACTACGCGGTTCGCGCGGAGGGTCGCATCATCAGACCCGACGTTGCGTTTACGAGGCACCGGGTGGCGGTGTTCCTCGACGGCTGCTTCTGGCACGGGTGCCCCGAACACGGCCGGCCCCCGAAGTCCAACAACTCCTACTGGCTACCAAAGCTGGCGAAGAACGCCCAAAGAGATGTTGAGCAGACACAAATATTGACCGAGGCGGGATGGACTGTCATCCGCCTGTGGGAGCACGTCGCTATCGGCGACGCAGTGTCCGCGGTGTGCGATGCACTCCGCGAAGCGGGCGCCCCGCCGTGACCTATCCGTGCAGCGGGATCACATTCGCGCCATAACTTGGCTTCGCCGCCGGGGCGGATAGCGCGCCGAGCGCGGCCATGCTGCCCGAGTTGTCGTCCGTGTTGATCAGGTACGCGTACACGGTCAGTTCATCTTGACATCCCGGTGCCCCATGAGCGCGGCGATGTGGATGGGCCGGATGCCCACCGTCTGGTTCGATCGCGACGAAACCGGTTAGGCCCCGGCTTCCTCCGGCACATCGTGGCGCACCACGCGGACCTTGCCGCGCGGAAGACTGGCTACATACCCGTGGTACTTGCCATAGATCTCCCACGCC
This window encodes:
- a CDS encoding TetR family transcriptional regulator; protein product: MTFRRARNEEQREVRRQAILETASSMLSNMPVSQISLNELSRRTGLAKSAMVRYFESREAVLLELLDASLRCWVGEIVAELSGDTHSGSAQERADHLAALLSRSLRQHAVLCDLMTAQPGVLEHNVADATLLCFRRSAHASISQFSEAIRSFIPELGDDAQSVSLSTVVTSAALWMYARPSASAIAAIEAEPELAEIHLNFDADLETMLARLITGALVKRGS
- a CDS encoding DNA cytosine methyltransferase, which translates into the protein MGRRKAADGNDAIEGARPYRVASFFAGIGGFDLGFEHGGIETVWQCEKKSFCLDILAKHWPDVPRADDITKVVADDIPEAEIWAGGFPCQDVSLARMGPRSGLRGKQSGLFYDFAELIGARRPEIVILENVAALLSSHDGRDFAVIVRTLADFGYGVAWRVLDSRYFGIPQSRSRVFIVGSLGNPETAGSILFEPECGDRDDEARRPDGTKPVSPFAVRVGNPKQGYVKKLAHCLYAESARHTGTDWSRNYVSYPEGAVRRLTPLETERLQGFPDNWTMPTHEMPNQDTLESARYHACGNAVSVPVAEWLGHRIVAALSAQRAESQTSALKVTPRSA
- a CDS encoding very short patch repair endonuclease — protein: MPVGADNDAPGPRAEPNAATPSPARSRNMAAIRRTDTRPELLLRSALHARGLRFRKDYAVRAEGRIIRPDVAFTRHRVAVFLDGCFWHGCPEHGRPPKSNNSYWLPKLAKNAQRDVEQTQILTEAGWTVIRLWEHVAIGDAVSAVCDALREAGAPP
- a CDS encoding integrase, translating into MYAYLINTDDNSGSMAALGALSAPAAKPSYGANVIPLHG
- a CDS encoding HNH endonuclease, with translation MLTPPIQIGRIVAPMLLLPDPARTFKTTPATEPIIRAKDYSITEIGFGADSEFTGVTDLVTFVPSFVAVENQGHRDEIGVAARWARIATVYTKAAVLPQNLQTLVKSHQDFMASGEVVRVQFTTTVRHICEAVADTPGSNYTLGGDPLPALERLTSITPPVGPTLPPPDELGEDAPEVSARSAHQYRLAKIRGASGRKFSAEVRAAYRNRCAFCGALFGGIHGVRSGIDAAHILAWSQHDLDVVQNGIALCKLHHWAFDAGILMPTKEGDDYYVRFTSLADLVDPMSMTRLGADGERIPDEWLPEEPKHRPCAAYLQRLYADLGVTFKADV
- a CDS encoding MmpS family transport accessory protein: MYRLLKRFWIPLLLVIVVGIGGYAITQIRSSATPRPPKPGEGSGITANFNPKHITYEIVGTGGTANLNYLDENGQPHLIENAPLPWSFTIVTTMPSMSANIVAQGDRNVSGLGCRVTVDGGVRDDRTSTDKVKPFIYCLVKSV